From the Elusimicrobiota bacterium genome, one window contains:
- a CDS encoding PorV/PorQ family protein gives MRSLTKLKAAALMTAVMAALICPPRALATEHYFSSKAAGTAGADFLNLPVGARAAAMGGAYSAVSDEASAIYWNPAGLVQIPKLSAVFMRSQYVADISYQYAAYAQRLSYGDVIGVSALFTDIGSIDNTNVDGGRIGTFSPKDQVYTLSYSKAILEFSDKDMDVSMGVSLKYIRSTIIESAKSYAGDIGIMTYNFKDIPYRLAITVSNFGQGMRYDQASNTLPLTLKLGAAVNPFRDMLLTTDVLIAKQNATNFLFGAELATEPNELTRLCLRAGLNTQRMSDGLSGLTLGVGATLHFFSLDYAFVPMGELGTTHKISITFDFPFRSPVFQRRDRSIFTKMKGISLK, from the coding sequence ATGAGAAGCCTAACGAAACTGAAAGCGGCGGCGCTGATGACGGCAGTTATGGCTGCCCTGATTTGTCCGCCGCGGGCTTTGGCCACGGAACACTACTTCTCGTCTAAAGCGGCGGGGACCGCCGGCGCCGATTTTCTTAATCTCCCCGTTGGCGCAAGAGCCGCCGCGATGGGGGGGGCTTATTCCGCGGTAAGCGATGAAGCCTCCGCCATATACTGGAATCCGGCGGGATTGGTGCAGATACCGAAGCTTTCGGCCGTGTTTATGCGGTCACAGTATGTGGCCGATATCAGCTACCAGTACGCGGCCTACGCCCAACGGCTTTCTTACGGCGATGTGATCGGCGTATCCGCGCTGTTCACCGATATAGGCAGCATAGACAATACCAATGTTGACGGCGGCAGAATCGGGACCTTTTCCCCGAAAGACCAGGTATACACGCTTTCTTACAGCAAAGCCATTCTTGAATTTTCAGACAAGGATATGGATGTGTCCATGGGCGTTTCGCTCAAATACATACGCTCTACAATAATTGAATCGGCCAAAAGTTATGCCGGAGATATCGGAATAATGACATATAATTTCAAGGATATCCCCTATCGGCTGGCCATCACCGTATCGAATTTCGGACAGGGCATGCGCTACGATCAGGCGTCAAACACCCTGCCCCTTACGCTTAAACTGGGCGCGGCGGTAAACCCCTTCCGCGATATGCTTTTGACAACCGACGTGCTGATCGCGAAGCAGAACGCGACCAATTTTCTTTTTGGCGCTGAATTGGCTACCGAGCCGAACGAACTGACCCGCCTGTGCCTGCGGGCGGGTCTTAACACCCAGCGCATGAGCGACGGTTTGAGCGGACTTACCCTGGGCGTGGGCGCCACGCTGCATTTCTTCTCGCTTGACTACGCCTTCGTGCCCATGGGCGAACTCGGGACAACACATAAAATTTCCATTACCTTTGACTTTCCTTTCCGCAGCCCTGTTTTCCAGCGCAGAGACCGTTCCATCTTCACTAAAATGAAGGGAATTTCATTAAAGTAA
- the nuoB gene encoding NADH-quinone oxidoreductase subunit NuoB: MMRILWNSLKKGILSKKIEKVSASPRYEETGEELRSLIIKKFGRSLHIREVDTGSCGACESEIISATNPIYDIQRFGIDFVASPRHADVLLVTGPAARNMALALKRTYEAMPGPKFVITCGDCALNGGAFKDSYYCTGDIGRIVHVAAHIPGCPPHPLTILDAILRLIGRID, encoded by the coding sequence ATGATGCGCATTTTGTGGAACAGCCTTAAAAAAGGCATCCTTTCAAAAAAAATTGAAAAGGTTTCCGCCTCCCCTCGGTATGAAGAAACCGGTGAAGAGCTGCGCTCGCTGATCATAAAGAAATTCGGCCGTTCGCTGCATATCAGGGAAGTTGACACGGGCTCCTGCGGAGCGTGCGAATCCGAGATAATTTCCGCGACGAACCCGATATACGATATTCAGCGCTTCGGCATTGATTTTGTGGCCTCCCCGCGGCACGCCGACGTCCTGCTTGTCACCGGGCCGGCGGCGAGGAACATGGCGCTGGCGCTTAAGCGCACCTATGAGGCCATGCCCGGGCCTAAATTCGTGATAACCTGCGGAGACTGCGCCCTGAACGGCGGCGCTTTCAAGGATTCTTATTACTGCACCGGCGATATAGGCAGGATAGTGCATGTCGCCGCCCACATACCCGGCTGTCCCCCCCATCCGCTGACGATCCTGGATGCTATACTGCGCCTTATCGGCAGAATTGATTAA
- a CDS encoding NADH-quinone oxidoreductase subunit C yields the protein MKIEDILKELSAREGVTPVSIKWNALEEAHLEVRPEDFKKVCLFAHQKTGAPLSTLFAEDARAAQNCFFVRCVFASRAEGRWLMVSVRLDGRSPEFDSLENEIFSASLFERETSEMFGIKRRGAFDPRRLRLHTEVWPEGFYPLRKDFKPPEKSGDTGQSYAFRRVEGDGVFEVPVGPVHAGIIAPGHFRFSAAGEPVLNLEIRLGFTHRGVEKLFEGKTADAALAFSELADGEAAFAHSLAFAGAVEKIRGVKTPDEHRLTRAILLELERLYNHAADAGGIATDVGFSFPAACASVIKENILALNEKLTGSRYLKNFNRIGGVSKLLTATELEAIGAALASAEEDFRALKEMLYGSVSFMDRVEETGILPHKTALELGVSGPAARASGIAADLRADFSPLHKGAGFKPAKQEKGDVLARLNVRVFEFEESVRLIKEFSGMLKKGGGPEPAAGDFASGCALGYAEGWRGPVLYWVRIGENALVERCKITDPSFLNWEGLAQAVPGNIIPDFPLCNKSFNLSYPGNDL from the coding sequence GTGAAAATAGAAGATATTTTAAAGGAACTTTCTGCCCGGGAAGGGGTAACTCCTGTTTCGATAAAATGGAACGCGCTCGAAGAAGCGCACCTTGAGGTCAGGCCGGAGGATTTTAAAAAGGTCTGTCTTTTCGCGCACCAGAAAACCGGCGCGCCCCTTTCCACGCTGTTCGCCGAAGATGCGCGCGCCGCGCAGAACTGCTTTTTTGTTCGCTGCGTTTTTGCCTCCCGCGCGGAAGGCAGGTGGCTTATGGTGTCGGTCAGGCTTGACGGCCGGTCCCCGGAATTCGATTCGCTGGAGAACGAGATCTTTTCGGCTTCGCTTTTTGAACGGGAAACAAGCGAAATGTTCGGCATAAAGCGGCGGGGAGCTTTTGATCCAAGGCGGCTGCGCCTGCATACGGAAGTATGGCCGGAAGGGTTTTATCCCCTGAGAAAAGATTTTAAGCCGCCGGAAAAATCAGGAGACACCGGCCAAAGCTACGCGTTCCGGCGCGTTGAGGGCGACGGGGTTTTTGAAGTGCCGGTCGGCCCCGTGCACGCGGGAATAATAGCGCCGGGGCATTTCAGGTTCAGCGCGGCGGGCGAGCCTGTTTTGAACCTTGAGATACGGCTCGGCTTCACTCACCGGGGAGTGGAAAAGCTTTTTGAAGGCAAAACCGCGGACGCCGCCCTGGCTTTTTCGGAGCTGGCGGACGGCGAAGCGGCTTTCGCGCACAGCCTGGCTTTCGCCGGGGCCGTTGAGAAGATACGCGGCGTGAAAACGCCGGATGAACACCGGCTGACCAGGGCTATACTGCTTGAACTGGAGAGGCTGTATAATCACGCCGCGGACGCCGGCGGAATAGCCACCGATGTGGGATTTAGCTTCCCGGCGGCCTGCGCCTCGGTGATCAAAGAAAACATACTGGCGCTTAATGAAAAGCTCACCGGGTCGAGGTATCTGAAAAATTTCAACCGCATAGGCGGAGTTTCAAAGCTTCTCACGGCGACCGAACTGGAAGCCATCGGCGCCGCTCTCGCGTCGGCTGAGGAGGATTTCCGCGCCTTAAAAGAGATGCTTTACGGCAGCGTGTCTTTTATGGACCGGGTTGAGGAAACAGGCATATTGCCGCATAAAACCGCTTTGGAACTGGGCGTTTCCGGCCCTGCCGCGCGGGCTTCCGGGATAGCGGCGGATCTCCGGGCTGATTTTTCGCCTCTCCACAAAGGCGCGGGGTTCAAACCCGCGAAGCAGGAGAAAGGCGATGTTCTTGCCCGGCTGAATGTGCGGGTATTTGAATTTGAGGAATCCGTAAGGCTTATAAAGGAATTTTCAGGCATGCTTAAAAAAGGCGGCGGTCCGGAGCCCGCGGCAGGGGACTTCGCAAGCGGTTGCGCGCTCGGCTACGCCGAAGGCTGGCGGGGCCCCGTTCTCTATTGGGTGCGGATCGGAGAAAACGCTCTGGTGGAACGGTGCAAAATAACGGATCCTTCTTTCCTGAACTGGGAAGGGCTCGCCCAGGCGGTGCCCGGTAATATCATCCCCGATTTTCCGCTGTGCAATAAAAGTTTCAACCTGTCGTACCCGGGTAACGACCTATGA
- a CDS encoding hydrogenase 4 subunit F yields the protein MLIYLVLLINACCAVLPWLTRRQAAMGAVNIAGHLTAFVLVLVQIICFGAPGRLDGFFCADALSLFFVFTIAVVNLAAALYSKGYIAGEVSEGLMGESKARLYYSLFNIFTLSMFLVTLVENLGLMWVCVEMTTLASAFLVGFHTTKKAIEAAWKYVIICSVGIVLALVGVILFYYALNTAAGVNNLNWEDMLAHAGSLDPRVVKTAFIFILVGYGTKAGLAPMHTWLPDAHSQALTPISALLSCVLLKTSAYAILRFMVITNKAVGVSYAANLALLFGMLSLGVSAAFILVQKDIKRLLAYHSVEHIGIIFVGIGIGGAAGTFGALYHVFNHAVTKALMFFAAGSVGKKYGTHDMRKIRGVIAAMPFTGIFLLFGFFALGGLPPFSIFMSELTILSGAFVQGRYLVSGLFMFFLAVIFGALVHHFSGVLFEKKPKEMGPGAEPMATKAAFMLLGGFMLALGLGVPAFMAKLLRAAVSVLTGV from the coding sequence ATGCTGATATATCTCGTATTGCTGATAAATGCCTGCTGCGCGGTTCTTCCCTGGCTTACGCGCCGCCAGGCGGCCATGGGGGCCGTAAACATCGCCGGACACCTGACGGCATTCGTCCTTGTGCTTGTCCAGATAATTTGTTTCGGAGCGCCCGGCAGGCTTGACGGTTTTTTCTGCGCCGACGCCTTAAGCCTTTTTTTTGTCTTCACGATCGCCGTAGTAAACCTGGCCGCGGCCCTTTACTCAAAGGGCTATATAGCGGGCGAAGTAAGCGAAGGCCTGATGGGCGAGAGCAAGGCAAGGCTTTATTATTCCCTTTTCAATATTTTCACATTGAGCATGTTCCTGGTCACGCTGGTGGAAAACCTCGGACTTATGTGGGTCTGCGTTGAAATGACCACGCTCGCCTCGGCGTTCCTGGTGGGTTTTCACACCACTAAAAAAGCCATAGAAGCGGCATGGAAATACGTTATAATCTGCTCGGTGGGCATAGTGCTGGCGCTTGTCGGCGTCATTCTCTTTTATTACGCGCTGAACACCGCCGCCGGAGTAAATAACCTTAACTGGGAAGATATGCTGGCGCACGCGGGCAGCCTCGACCCGCGGGTGGTCAAAACAGCTTTCATTTTCATTCTGGTGGGATACGGCACCAAGGCGGGGCTGGCTCCCATGCACACCTGGCTGCCGGACGCGCACAGCCAGGCGCTTACGCCGATAAGCGCCCTGCTGTCGTGCGTGCTGCTTAAAACCTCGGCATACGCCATTTTAAGGTTTATGGTCATTACCAACAAGGCCGTCGGCGTCTCCTACGCCGCCAACCTGGCGCTTTTATTCGGCATGCTTTCCCTGGGCGTTTCGGCTGCTTTTATCCTGGTCCAGAAAGATATCAAACGGCTGCTCGCTTATCACAGCGTTGAGCATATAGGGATAATCTTCGTAGGCATAGGCATAGGCGGCGCGGCGGGCACGTTTGGCGCGCTCTACCATGTTTTTAATCACGCCGTCACCAAGGCGCTGATGTTCTTCGCGGCCGGCAGCGTGGGCAAAAAATACGGAACGCACGATATGCGCAAGATCAGGGGCGTTATCGCGGCCATGCCTTTTACGGGGATATTTCTGCTGTTCGGGTTTTTCGCGCTCGGCGGCCTTCCGCCTTTTTCAATTTTCATGAGCGAACTGACCATCCTTTCAGGGGCGTTCGTGCAGGGCAGGTACCTGGTCTCAGGTCTTTTTATGTTCTTTCTCGCCGTGATCTTCGGGGCGCTGGTGCATCATTTCAGCGGAGTTCTTTTTGAGAAAAAACCAAAAGAGATGGGCCCCGGGGCGGAGCCTATGGCCACAAAAGCCGCGTTCATGCTGCTGGGCGGTTTTATGCTCGCCCTGGGTCTGGGCGTCCCGGCTTTTATGGCGAAACTGCTGCGCGCGGCCGTGAGCGTTTTAACAGGAGTATGA
- a CDS encoding NADH-quinone oxidoreductase subunit H, which produces MEQAPGIMQFLLIIAVAPLVSGLITKIKNTVRMRRGAPVLQPYNNFFKLLGKNDEVVSEHASWLFQITPYAVISSSAAALLLVPLFGGAAAAGGMGDIVAVMFILALGRFFMALAGMDAAGAFGGMGSSREMFISSLAEPAALVSFFVLALNAGSTSFAAITGNGAFSASSLTAGFSLFIVAIAETSRIPVDNQETHLELTMVHEAMALEYSGRALALIEYASHIRQMVWFSLIAAVIFPLTRTAGCGAALAAAAAAAFAVKVFALAVIMAFTEVSMAKMRLFRVADLLMFAFVAALASAVLAAGGY; this is translated from the coding sequence ATGGAACAAGCGCCGGGCATTATGCAGTTTCTGCTGATCATCGCCGTCGCGCCTTTAGTCAGCGGACTTATCACAAAAATAAAAAACACCGTCAGGATGAGGCGCGGCGCGCCCGTATTGCAGCCCTATAATAATTTTTTCAAGCTTCTGGGGAAAAACGATGAGGTCGTTTCGGAACACGCTTCGTGGCTGTTTCAAATTACCCCGTATGCGGTAATTTCCTCATCGGCGGCGGCTTTGCTGCTGGTACCGCTTTTTGGCGGCGCCGCCGCCGCTGGCGGCATGGGCGATATTGTGGCCGTTATGTTCATACTGGCGCTGGGCAGGTTCTTTATGGCGCTGGCCGGCATGGACGCGGCCGGCGCTTTCGGCGGCATGGGCTCTTCCCGCGAGATGTTCATCTCGAGCCTGGCCGAGCCGGCGGCGCTGGTTTCCTTTTTCGTCCTGGCGTTAAACGCCGGTTCCACCTCCTTTGCCGCCATAACCGGCAACGGGGCTTTCAGCGCCTCTTCGCTGACCGCCGGCTTTTCGCTTTTTATCGTGGCGATAGCCGAGACCTCCAGGATACCCGTGGACAATCAGGAAACTCACCTCGAGCTTACCATGGTGCACGAGGCAATGGCTCTGGAATATTCCGGCCGCGCGCTCGCTCTGATAGAATACGCCTCCCATATAAGGCAGATGGTCTGGTTTTCGCTGATAGCCGCTGTTATTTTTCCCCTGACACGGACGGCGGGGTGCGGCGCGGCGCTTGCGGCGGCCGCGGCTGCGGCTTTTGCCGTTAAAGTGTTCGCGCTTGCCGTCATTATGGCGTTTACGGAAGTTTCAATGGCAAAAATGAGACTGTTCCGGGTGGCGGATCTGCTTATGTTCGCTTTTGTGGCCGCGCTTGCTTCCGCTGTTCTCGCGGCGGGTGGATACTGA
- a CDS encoding proton-conducting transporter membrane subunit, translating to MIPSITGSFAFLNDPLSLFFVFVILLISAPAAVYSAGYLKGDYSAGKIKTAWLLLALFVLSMLAVVSVSNLVLFLIFWEIMSLVSYFLVIFDSEHEKSIRAGTFYIVMTHFGTALITAAFLIMYRYTHSFDALAVKEAAYLIPDGVKSAVFLLLFFGFGAKAGIVPLHIWLPMAHPQAPSHISSIMSGVMIKLGIYGIIRFAVFTLGTGHPWEGRMVMVFAAVSCLAGVIYALMEHDIKKLLAFHSVENIGIILLGLGGSMIFMTMDQPALAVFSMAAGLYHLVNHAVFKGLLFLSAGSVYKATGTRNMEKMGGLIKLMPYTAFAFLAGSMAISALPPLNGFISEWLTFQAIFAGALKSAGNGVMFWMAAASALALTSGLAAACFVKAFSVTFLAAPRSAKASEAKESPLSMTAPMLFLAALTLIFGLSAPQILRVLAGVAGATLGVPTQGMKFSVLNYGITNGLANAGAVSAWFVPAALAFFGLTVFFGVRIIYGKRRFSAGPTWGCGYYALDSRTEYTATAFSKPFRIFFSFFLRPYRKIEKATHGGYHLKYFRYETHTTPFFRTFFYEPAVSASFRLAKTVRKLQPGSIHLYLSYIFATIILLLIFRGQF from the coding sequence ATGATCCCTTCCATAACCGGCAGCTTCGCGTTCCTGAACGATCCGCTGTCCCTTTTTTTTGTCTTCGTCATCCTTTTGATATCTGCGCCCGCGGCCGTTTATTCCGCCGGGTATCTGAAAGGAGACTACTCCGCAGGCAAAATAAAGACCGCCTGGCTCCTGCTCGCCCTGTTCGTCTTATCGATGCTGGCGGTTGTCAGCGTGTCAAATCTTGTTTTATTCCTGATATTCTGGGAAATAATGTCCCTGGTTTCGTATTTCCTGGTTATTTTTGACTCGGAGCATGAGAAATCAATAAGGGCCGGCACTTTTTATATCGTAATGACGCATTTCGGCACCGCCCTTATTACCGCGGCTTTCCTTATAATGTACCGCTATACGCATTCGTTCGACGCCCTGGCGGTCAAAGAGGCGGCGTATCTTATCCCCGACGGCGTTAAGAGCGCGGTTTTTCTGCTGCTCTTTTTCGGTTTCGGCGCCAAGGCGGGTATAGTGCCGCTGCATATCTGGCTGCCGATGGCGCATCCCCAGGCGCCCAGCCACATCTCAAGCATCATGTCCGGCGTGATGATAAAACTGGGGATCTACGGCATTATAAGATTCGCGGTTTTTACACTGGGGACAGGCCATCCGTGGGAGGGCAGGATGGTGATGGTATTTGCCGCCGTTTCCTGCCTGGCGGGCGTTATTTACGCCCTGATGGAACACGATATTAAAAAACTGCTGGCTTTCCACAGCGTTGAAAATATAGGCATCATTCTGCTGGGCTTGGGCGGTTCCATGATCTTTATGACCATGGACCAGCCGGCGCTTGCGGTTTTTTCCATGGCCGCGGGGCTCTATCACCTGGTGAACCACGCTGTTTTCAAGGGACTCCTGTTTTTGAGCGCGGGATCCGTTTATAAGGCGACCGGCACCCGCAATATGGAAAAAATGGGCGGGCTTATTAAGCTGATGCCGTATACCGCTTTCGCTTTCCTCGCCGGGTCCATGGCTATTTCCGCGCTTCCGCCGTTGAACGGTTTTATAAGCGAATGGCTCACCTTCCAGGCGATTTTCGCCGGAGCTCTTAAGAGCGCCGGCAACGGCGTAATGTTCTGGATGGCGGCGGCCTCGGCGCTTGCGCTTACAAGCGGGCTTGCCGCGGCCTGTTTTGTGAAGGCCTTTTCCGTTACCTTCCTTGCCGCCCCCAGGAGCGCGAAGGCTTCGGAGGCCAAAGAATCGCCTCTGTCAATGACGGCTCCCATGCTTTTTTTGGCGGCGCTTACCCTGATCTTCGGGCTGTCCGCTCCTCAGATCCTGCGGGTTCTGGCCGGGGTAGCGGGCGCAACGCTTGGCGTTCCTACGCAAGGCATGAAATTCTCGGTGCTGAATTACGGCATAACCAACGGTCTGGCGAACGCCGGCGCCGTTTCAGCCTGGTTTGTGCCGGCGGCGCTCGCTTTTTTTGGACTTACGGTGTTCTTCGGGGTCAGGATCATTTACGGGAAACGGCGTTTTTCCGCCGGTCCGACCTGGGGCTGCGGCTACTACGCGCTTGATTCCCGCACTGAATATACTGCGACGGCTTTTTCAAAGCCGTTCAGGATCTTTTTCAGCTTTTTCCTCAGGCCTTACAGAAAAATTGAAAAAGCCACCCATGGCGGCTATCATCTGAAATATTTCAGGTATGAAACCCACACCACGCCGTTTTTCAGGACATTTTTTTATGAACCGGCCGTGTCGGCCTCTTTCCGGCTGGCAAAAACGGTCAGGAAGCTGCAGCCGGGCAGCATTCATCTGTATCTTTCCTATATCTTCGCGACCATAATTCTTCTGCTGATCTTCAGGGGACAATTTTAA
- the speD gene encoding adenosylmethionine decarboxylase has protein sequence MKALGQHLVIELYGCDKKAISKVDTVQAIMLEAAKAANATIIDSIFHHFAPYGVSGVVVIAESHFAIHTWPEHNYASVDLFTCGAKIIPWEAFKVLKKRFKTTHFSAMKMERGLLPK, from the coding sequence ATGAAAGCTCTAGGGCAACATCTGGTGATTGAACTTTACGGCTGCGACAAGAAGGCCATCTCAAAGGTGGACACCGTGCAGGCCATAATGCTTGAGGCGGCCAAAGCCGCCAACGCCACTATTATAGACTCTATTTTCCACCATTTCGCGCCATACGGCGTTTCCGGAGTGGTGGTGATCGCCGAATCGCATTTTGCCATTCATACCTGGCCCGAGCATAACTACGCCTCCGTGGACCTTTTTACCTGCGGAGCCAAAATAATACCCTGGGAAGCCTTCAAGGTTTTAAAGAAACGTTTCAAGACCACCCACTTCAGCGCCATGAAGATGGAGCGGGGACTGTTGCCGAAATAG
- a CDS encoding MnmC family methyltransferase, with product MKKAKPDFDWIKTEKSILPRGRWFVEYFTKGELHAHKAEAILETSETYFQKATLIRTPSFGKMLVIDHETQSSQYDEAFYHESLVCPALLAHRSPKTALILGGGEGATARELLNYAGIEKAVMADIDHSILGFAAKHLQTWHRGAFKDPRLTLLVQDAKKYVERTELKFDLVYSDLPSPIEKGPACQLYTLEFYRSLKRIMNPDAIFTVQAGPGTPLQFELHAALHRTLGKLFRFVGSYTAFIPSYDMPWTWLYCTDSPAAAPQNLKADKLDKAISSRLRHPLKYSDGLTITGAFILPKYYRDKIKAWKRIVTARRPVFFTTSKYC from the coding sequence ATGAAGAAAGCGAAACCCGACTTTGACTGGATAAAAACGGAAAAATCCATTTTGCCGCGGGGGCGGTGGTTCGTTGAATATTTCACCAAAGGAGAATTACACGCTCACAAGGCGGAGGCCATACTTGAAACCTCGGAAACTTATTTCCAAAAAGCCACGCTTATAAGAACGCCCTCATTCGGGAAAATGCTGGTTATTGACCATGAAACCCAGTCAAGCCAGTATGACGAGGCTTTCTACCACGAATCGCTGGTCTGCCCGGCGCTGCTGGCCCATCGCTCCCCAAAAACGGCTCTCATACTTGGCGGGGGGGAAGGCGCCACGGCAAGAGAACTACTTAACTACGCCGGAATTGAAAAAGCCGTAATGGCCGATATTGACCACTCTATACTCGGCTTCGCCGCCAAACACCTCCAGACCTGGCACCGGGGAGCCTTCAAGGATCCAAGGCTGACACTGCTGGTTCAGGACGCCAAAAAATATGTGGAACGCACAGAGCTTAAGTTTGACCTGGTCTATTCCGATCTGCCGAGCCCTATAGAAAAGGGGCCAGCCTGCCAGCTCTACACTCTTGAGTTCTACCGCTCGCTTAAGAGGATAATGAACCCGGACGCCATTTTCACGGTCCAGGCGGGCCCCGGAACCCCGCTTCAGTTCGAACTGCATGCGGCGCTTCACAGGACGCTCGGAAAGCTCTTCAGATTCGTGGGCAGCTACACCGCGTTCATACCCTCATACGATATGCCCTGGACCTGGCTATATTGCACCGACTCCCCGGCGGCCGCTCCGCAGAACCTTAAAGCGGATAAACTGGATAAGGCGATCAGTTCAAGATTGAGGCACCCCCTTAAATACAGCGACGGCCTGACCATAACCGGCGCTTTCATTCTGCCTAAATATTACCGGGACAAAATAAAAGCCTGGAAGCGTATCGTGACTGCGCGCAGGCCGGTGTTTTTCACTACTTCGAAGTATTGTTGA
- a CDS encoding TraR/DksA C4-type zinc finger protein, with the protein MKKNTKKTTKKTAGKNTKKIVSRAKSKRPVTGRSRSRPAKKSSRAGARVVKEVLSKTEMDQLASRLKEMKDSVSKTVEDKKKMDLPEPEVGDSIDQASQSLEKEILFELSDSEMGELGDIEAALRKIENGTYGVCEHCKRAIEKKRIKAIPSARYCMVCQSGSERHRTH; encoded by the coding sequence ATGAAAAAAAACACAAAAAAAACCACAAAGAAGACCGCAGGAAAAAACACGAAAAAAATTGTTAGCCGCGCAAAGAGCAAGAGGCCCGTGACAGGCCGGAGTCGCTCCCGCCCGGCTAAAAAAAGCAGCCGCGCGGGAGCACGCGTCGTTAAAGAGGTCCTGTCAAAAACGGAAATGGACCAGCTGGCCTCCCGCCTTAAGGAAATGAAAGATTCGGTTTCAAAAACAGTGGAGGACAAGAAAAAAATGGATCTGCCGGAGCCTGAAGTGGGGGATTCCATAGACCAGGCCTCCCAAAGCCTTGAGAAGGAGATCCTTTTTGAGCTTTCAGACAGTGAGATGGGGGAACTTGGCGACATAGAAGCCGCGCTGCGAAAAATAGAAAACGGCACCTATGGCGTCTGCGAGCATTGCAAGCGCGCGATAGAGAAAAAACGCATAAAAGCCATTCCCTCAGCCAGGTACTGTATGGTCTGCCAGAGCGGCTCGGAAAGACACCGCACGCATTAA
- a CDS encoding RDD family protein, whose protein sequence is MEDENLVFTPQASQMIEPVKPLPLQEEVLEGPLPAGFNERFLAYVIDAIPFVAVCYASFSLLIKKGLFVYSDSAQFKWKLLWILAYLVYETTLSSGGRATLGKYIMGIRVKDASGEDLGIFKAFLRSLAYFLSAFLLNLGFLLALFTRNKRALHDYIAGSRVVSLRERGDMANGMILALSWALIAIFCGAWINQSVLKMTPFEKRQVVAAYRTVYKLGVLEKIYLKENGHYTNDLKRLAALTGNLSAVRSELVRNLDEGSLVLASDGRGFSITAKARNWRKTEVQVTSPPSAF, encoded by the coding sequence ATGGAAGACGAGAATCTGGTTTTTACGCCTCAGGCAAGCCAAATGATAGAGCCGGTTAAACCGCTTCCCCTTCAGGAGGAAGTCCTTGAAGGGCCTCTCCCCGCCGGGTTTAACGAGCGGTTTTTGGCGTATGTTATAGACGCGATCCCTTTTGTGGCGGTTTGTTACGCCTCTTTCAGCCTGCTGATAAAAAAAGGGCTGTTTGTCTATTCCGACTCCGCGCAGTTCAAGTGGAAGCTGTTATGGATACTGGCGTACCTGGTTTACGAAACGACCCTGTCTTCGGGCGGGAGGGCCACTCTCGGGAAGTATATAATGGGTATCAGGGTTAAGGACGCCTCGGGGGAAGACCTCGGGATCTTCAAAGCGTTCCTTCGTTCCCTCGCTTATTTTTTAAGCGCCTTCCTGCTGAATCTGGGGTTTCTGCTGGCTTTGTTTACCCGCAATAAGCGCGCTCTGCACGACTATATTGCCGGCAGCCGGGTGGTAAGCCTGCGGGAGCGCGGGGATATGGCTAATGGAATGATACTTGCCCTTTCCTGGGCACTCATTGCGATTTTTTGCGGGGCCTGGATAAACCAGAGCGTGCTGAAAATGACCCCGTTCGAGAAACGGCAGGTTGTGGCCGCCTATAGGACCGTTTACAAGTTAGGGGTGCTTGAAAAAATCTATCTCAAGGAAAACGGGCATTATACCAACGATCTGAAGCGCCTGGCGGCCCTTACCGGCAATCTTAGCGCGGTGCGCTCCGAGCTGGTAAGAAATCTGGACGAGGGCTCTCTGGTGCTGGCCAGCGACGGCAGAGGTTTCAGCATCACCGCTAAAGCGCGGAACTGGCGCAAGACCGAAGTACAGGTGACTTCCCCCCCCTCTGCGTTCTGA